TATATAATAAAATCACAAGGGAGGTTGGTTATAATGGATTAAAATACCTATTATGAAACTGTAAAAAATATGGCTATTGAAAATGTGTTAAATAAATACTGTACCGAACAAGATCCTGCTCGCCCAGCACTAAAAAAATTGTTAGAAGATTTGCTTGATTGGTTCATGCTTTCTGAGCGTGAAATATATCTTTCAAAAAATGATGATGACAAAGGTAATGGATTTTATGATAGAAAACTTGCAACACCTATAGGCAACCTCGAAATATCTGTTCCAAGAACTCGAGAAGGTAGTTTCAGACCTCATATCCTTCCTAAACCATATAAAAGAATTGACCAATCCTATACAGAACTTCTCATGTCTTTGGTTATTAACGGTTATTCCGAAACAGCACTTCTAAATACTCTCAAAAGCCTTAATTTACCGTATTCTGAAGATGAACTTACTAAAATCAAGAATAATCTCAAAAACGAATTAGATCTTTTTAAACAAAGAGAGTTGCCTCAACAAGCATTTGCTCTAATAATAGATGCATATCATTGTGAAATTAAAGATTCTTCAAAGGTTAAAAAGGCTGCGTGTTATATCATCCTTGGAATTGATATGGATGGCAAAAAAGATATCTTTGGCATGTACACCTCCTTTGGTAAAGAAAACAGAGCAGATTGGAATAAAGTCTTTGAAGATTTAATAAATCGCAGCCTTAAAAAAGTTTTGATAGTTGTAAGTGATGATTTCCCTGGCATAATTGAAACAATTAAAGCTGTATATCCATATGCCGACCATCAACTTTGTCTTGTCCATCTTCAAAGAAATGTCAGAAAACACATGGATAAAACTAATGCATCAAACTTTAATAAAGAATTGGATAAGATTAAACTTTCTTCTTCTTTTGATGAGGCAATAGAAAAATTTGAGCAATTATGTAGCAAATTTAAAGAAAAATATCCCCGATTTATAAACAGTATCTCACAAAAATCAGGCCATTTCTTTGCTTTTACGAAATACCCTGATGAAGTAAGAAAACATATTTATAGCACAAATGCCGTTGAAAGTGTTAACAGCCTGATTGAAAAGATTAGAATAAAATCTGGTGGATACTTTAACTCAATGGATATTTTAGAAATCAATATATACCTACAACGCGAAAATCTAAAGCAGACCAAATGGAAAAAACCTGCCTCAATGATAAAGGCTCACATTTATGATATTCACCAACTTTTCCAGTTACGCTACTTTACCCAGACACAAAATTCTTGACAAGTCTCTCGTCAATTAAAGAAGGATAAGCATATACATAGTCGCTGTTATAATTCTCTACATAAACTATTTTATTAAGTATGTAACATTGGATTAAACACCTCAACTATATAACTTATAAGCTATATTGTCAACAACATTTTTGATTTTTTTGCGTTTTCAAGATTTTGACTTCCCACTTTAATCTCATTTAAATTCTTTTAACTTTCTTTTTGGAAGATCCTCTCTTTAATCATAAATATACCCTTTTATCAACCATTTTCAACAAGAAAAAATTTAGGGATAAGTGCAAATTTGAACTCTCAATTTTCAGCAATTGCACTTATCCCTACTGTAATTATTAACCTCTATCTTCAATATTTTAAATTTTATTATATTCCCCTTTCACAATCTCTTTTCCCACCTCAAAAGCCTTTTCAAGTAATTCTTTTCTATTTGCCACTTCACCTGCAGGATTCAAATTATTGTTACCTATTATAGCTTTTATCTCCATATTAAATGCCCATTTAAAAAATCCAGCTATCTCGTTCATTATCTTTTCTCCATCTGTTCCACCGCCTTGAGTATATACAAGTACACACTTTTTGCCGCCAGGTAGTCTTGACCCTTCTCCAATCTTTAAAAGGGCATACAGTCTGTCTAAAAATAATTTTGTTTGGGCTGTAACATAGCTCATGTAAATTGGAGAACCAACAACCAGTGCATCGGCAGAATACAGAGCATCATATATTTTTTGCATGTCATCTTGTTGTTGGCACCTGCCATTTTCCTGGCAAAAATTACATCCCTGGCAGGGACGAATATTCAGTTCATTCAATTTAAATATTTCCACCTGAGCGCCTGCCTCTTTTGCACCACTAAGAACCCTTTCAACCAAAATCTCTGTGTTGCCACCTTTGCGCGGACTGCCAATAACTGTTGATTTAAAAAAAACCCTTTCCATTTCCAATCCCTCAAACCCGCATAAAATCTGCCTGGCATTTCCTGGGAGGCAATAAAGTTTTTCCGTAATTGACCTGTTTTTATACTAAATTTTCCCAAATACTGCCCTATTTTGTGTGAAAAAAAGCCTTTCCAAATGGGAAGTGTTAAGGAGAAAAGGAAAAAGGGATAAGTGGCGTAAAGCCTCTACCCTCAAGGCTTCACCACTTATCCCACTTCTTGTTCAATGCTGCTTGAACCTTAAACCCTTTCCCTTTTTCCTACCCAAACAGAACAACTTTTTTCGCACGCGGAAAAGGTTTATTTGAAATATACATCGTTTGGAAATAAGTGGCAAGTGTAAAGGTTTAAGTTTAATAACTTAGTGTTATGTAATTGCAAACAATTAATAAATATCATTAATTTAATAATTACTATATATTAATTCTTTTATCACTCAGAATTCCCCAAATATAAGAAGGTCCTCTTACAATATTTCCAATTTCGCCTGGACCATCATATATCCTTTCAATAATTTCATATTTTGAATCTTTATCTATACTTCCATTGTTCCAATCTAAAAGCCATTTCATTACACCATTGTGAACCTTCTCAAACTGATAACCTACAATATAACAAAATTTTCCTTGGACACTTTAAGCTCCCCCGTTCTTTACTATCTTTTAACCAATTTTAACCTATCCAAATGATTTCGTTTTTTCTTGCCGCAATGCAATATTATTTTTATTCAACGATATAAATACTTTTACAACCTTCTTTATACTCTCCCGTTACTCTACTCTAATACCAAGTTATGGGAAATAAATCGCAACTCAATATCTCTGTGATTTAAATTAATACACTAAATTGGATTCACGAAAATTTACAAACCCTCGGAAATCTTATCACTGCCACCTGTTGAAGTTTTCCTCTTTTTACGCGAAACTACAATAGCTGCACCAACAATAATCAAAACCAGAATTCCTCCCACAACACAAAGGATAATGTTTCTTATATTTGGAACCTCAACATCCACTTGGATTTTATTATCCATCCCAGGAATAAGCTGCCATTCTAATGTGCGTCCATCATCTTTTACTGAAGATGCATTGTGATTAGTAGCTTTATAGGGTAGAGTAAGAATAAAACGCATCTTTATCTGACTTAGCATCGCATTACCTAAACCTTCAAGTTCATCTTCAGGTTTTTCTTTCATATCGGTTAAATCTATATGACCATCAAGAAAATACCTGTCTTTGAAAAATCCTTTTTCGATTCTCAAAGGAGTTTCTCCCTTTATATTTGCTTGATTATCAGCATTTATAAAAAGGTTCTTCATATTTGTTGCTTCTTCCAGTGTTTTGAAATGCTTCGATGCAATTATACCAGTTATTTGATCATTGCTGTAACTTACAACCTTATAACCTTGAGATTCTGCATCACGGCGCATCGTCTCAAGCGGATTCTCACCTTCAGAACTCAACAGACTAAGAAGGCCACTATTTATTCCAAATTTATATTGTACATCAGCACTTGAATCTTTATTAATTGTTAGATGACATTCAACTTCCGCACATCCCGATAAAAGTAATAACGATAAAATTAAAACTGCTATCAAACTCCACC
The DNA window shown above is from Caldicellulosiruptor owensensis OL and carries:
- a CDS encoding IS256 family transposase, with protein sequence MAIENVLNKYCTEQDPARPALKKLLEDLLDWFMLSEREIYLSKNDDDKGNGFYDRKLATPIGNLEISVPRTREGSFRPHILPKPYKRIDQSYTELLMSLVINGYSETALLNTLKSLNLPYSEDELTKIKNNLKNELDLFKQRELPQQAFALIIDAYHCEIKDSSKVKKAACYIILGIDMDGKKDIFGMYTSFGKENRADWNKVFEDLINRSLKKVLIVVSDDFPGIIETIKAVYPYADHQLCLVHLQRNVRKHMDKTNASNFNKELDKIKLSSSFDEAIEKFEQLCSKFKEKYPRFINSISQKSGHFFAFTKYPDEVRKHIYSTNAVESVNSLIEKIRIKSGGYFNSMDILEINIYLQRENLKQTKWKKPASMIKAHIYDIHQLFQLRYFTQTQNS
- a CDS encoding flavodoxin family protein, which translates into the protein MERVFFKSTVIGSPRKGGNTEILVERVLSGAKEAGAQVEIFKLNELNIRPCQGCNFCQENGRCQQQDDMQKIYDALYSADALVVGSPIYMSYVTAQTKLFLDRLYALLKIGEGSRLPGGKKCVLVYTQGGGTDGEKIMNEIAGFFKWAFNMEIKAIIGNNNLNPAGEVANRKELLEKAFEVGKEIVKGEYNKI
- a CDS encoding DUF3153 domain-containing protein; translated protein: MKKRWSLIAVLILSLLLLSGCAEVECHLTINKDSSADVQYKFGINSGLLSLLSSEGENPLETMRRDAESQGYKVVSYSNDQITGIIASKHFKTLEEATNMKNLFINADNQANIKGETPLRIEKGFFKDRYFLDGHIDLTDMKEKPEDELEGLGNAMLSQIKMRFILTLPYKATNHNASSVKDDGRTLEWQLIPGMDNKIQVDVEVPNIRNIILCVVGGILVLIIVGAAIVVSRKKRKTSTGGSDKISEGL